One window of Hydractinia symbiolongicarpus strain clone_291-10 chromosome 3, HSymV2.1, whole genome shotgun sequence genomic DNA carries:
- the LOC130636484 gene encoding ribonuclease P protein subunit p38-like yields the protein MYKNSRALHASGGIRAEKKLQNSGKKNKQQQQNKQQQQQQNKQQQQQNIKQHQQQQQQNKKQKQQSQLGPSFLLPYNQEWPPIQKFHNDLILEEIQSVLGKKLCDQKLLAKKRKLEKKYSSATPAEIDRMLKDIAKKWDREEVEIDSLVSSLRDETKIDCAGNYFLFGINIITKHLERNGSLDLLLVCRSAQPSLMTQHLLCQSLVADIPACAITDLSPTVSKLFAFNSTLAIGFKTVEKNPFQDLIEFIKDKIPTYDESPWVKLWRRNDNKKGMGADLDTFKDAVNGEGVEKIDTNVSNAQDEELKNSRKRTHEDVKFLDLNIKWKEINKKTKKKRK from the exons ATGTATAAGAACAGCAGAGCTCTTCACGCTTCTGGTGGAATTCGTGCAGAAAAGAAATTGCAAAATAGTgggaagaaaaataaacaacaacaacaaaataaacaacaacaacaacaacaaaataaacaacaacaacaacaaaatataaagcaacatcaacaacaacaacaacaaaataagaaacagaAACAGCAGTCACAGCTTGGTCCTTCCTTTCTCCTACCTTACAACCAAGAATG GCCTCCCATTCAGAAATTTCACAATGATTTAATCCTTGAAGAGATTCAAAG tgTTTTAGGTAAAAAACTGTGTGACCAAAAGTTGCTTGCAAAAAAGAGAAAGCttgaaaagaaatattccaGTGCAACTCCAGCTGAAATTGATAGAATGTTAAAAGACATTGCGAAAAAGTGGGATCGTGAAGAAGTTGAAATCGACAGTTTGGTATCATCTTTAAGAGACGAAACAAAGATCGACTGTGCTGgaaattactttttatttggTATAAACATCATAACGAAGCATTTGGAAAGAAATGGTTCCTTGGACTTGCTTCTG GTATGTCGTTCAGCACAACCTAGTTTGATGACGCAGCATCTTTTATGTCAAAGCCTAGTAGCTGACATCCCGGCTTGTGCCATAACAGACCTAAGTCCAACCGTTTCGAAATTATTCGCGTTCAATTCAACTCTGGCAATTGGTTTTAAG ACAGTCGAAAAGAATCCTTTTCAAGATCTTATTGAATTCATTAAAGACAAAATACCAACATACGATGAGTCTCCTTGGGTGAAACTATGGCGGAGAAATGATAACAAGAAAGGTATGGGCGCTGATCTAGATACTTTTAAAGACGCTGTAAACGGTGAAggcgttgaaaaaatagacaCGAACGTTTCCAATGCTCAAGATGAAGAGTTGAAAAATTCGCGCAAACGAACTCATGAAGATGTGAAATTTTTAGACTTGAATATAAAATGGAAAGAGATAAATAAAAAgacaaagaaaaagagaaagtgA
- the LOC130636486 gene encoding uncharacterized protein LOC130636486 translates to MTDARSEARKRKILQNAQKRLEKLESLKRKSKEEEKDDSTTSIDVEICKVDEKEVDVNDDGVIKDDTKKLEENTVEEDSDNAKFKEYLDVDTKDATTQEKPNVIGAEPNNEVDLEAQKPSWFMRKYRQILFALLAWVVYLVVVKDFDFVLAYIIGQQLPKSVLPKLFLTAFVAVELQVLIADFFFGKTQPHSSSTVIIALKLCGVPNSFINFARKMLSCFANILTDFCTYLFVIILVKCIDDSL, encoded by the coding sequence atgacaGATGCACGTAGCGAAGCGAGAAAAcgtaaaattttgcaaaatgcaCAAAAGAGGTTAGAAAAGCtggaaagtttaaaaagaaaaagtaaggaagaagaaaaagatgatAGTACAACATCAATTGATGTAGAAATTTGTAAAGTGGATGAGAAAGAAGTTGATGTTAATGATGATGGTGTTATAAAGGATGATACTAAAAAATTGGAGGAAAACACTGTTGAGGAAGACAGTGACAATGCTAAATTTAAGGAATACTTAGATGTTGACACCAAGGATGCAACTACGCAGGAAAAACCCAATGTTATAGGTGCTGAGCCAAATAATGAAGTTGACTTAGAAGCTCAAAAGCCAAGTTGGTTTATGAGGAAATATCGTCAGATTTTATTCGCGTTATTGGCATGGGTTGTTTATCTTGTTGTGGTCAAGGATTTCGATTTTGTTCTAGCGTACATAATAGGTCAGCAATTACCCAAATCTGTTTTACCAAAATTATTCCTGACAGCATTTGTGGCAGTGGAATTGCAAGTTTTAATTGCAGATTTTTTCTTTGGAAAAACACAACCGCATTCTTCATCAACTGTAATAATAGCGTTAAAATTATGTGGAGTACCGAATAGCTTTATTAATTTTGCTAGAAAAATGTTATCATGTTTTGCAAACATTCTGACTGATTTTTGTACCTATCTATTTGTGATCATTTTAGTGAAATGTATTGATGACTCTTTAtga